The DNA region ATTACCCTCTTATTGACGATCCCAGCCCGGAAAGCCCTGATAAGATAACTTTCTCAGTGTATGCTGCTGCAGCATTGCTGTACCTGCTAAAAAAACAGCGCGATGCCTTTGGCTTAAGCATTTTTTCTGATACGCTTGAAACCCATATCACGCCGCGCTCAAGTTCAGTGCATCACAAATTCCTGCTTACATACCTGGCAAATCTTTTAAAGGAGAATGTGCGAAAGGAAAAGCGGTCAACAGACGCTGCCAGGGTGATCCACCAACTTGCCGAGAGCTTGCATAAACGTTCGCTGGTGGTCATTTTCAGCGATATGATGGAAAGCCAGGGCGATCCAGATGTTGTTTTTTCAGCCCTGCAGCACCTGAAGCACAACAAGCATGAAGTAATTCTTTTTCATACATCGGATCGCAGCACTGAAGTTGATTTTGAGTTCAGCAACCGGCCTTATCATTTTGTTGACCTCGAAAGTGGGGATGATATTAAACTGCTGCCCAGCGAGGTTCGAGCAGAATACCTGAAAACCATGAGCCGTTTCAGCCGCGAACTTGAAATGCGCTGCGGCCAATATGGAATTGACTTTGTAGAAGCCGATATCAAAAAAGGTTTCCGACAGATTTTGCTGCCTTATTTGCTGAAGAGAGAGAAGTTGTATTAAAACCAATATTTCTATGTTTAAGAGAAAAGCCCTTCGGGGATGAGCCTGCCTCGCCGAAGGTAGGTAAGCAGTTGGCAATAGGTAGTTGGCAATCAAATACATCACTCTATTAGTCCTTTAAATTCAAATTACAATACAGCATAACAACCGTACCTCGCGGACAGGCGGGTTGGCAAAATAACAATACAACAAACTACAAACAACCAAAACAGTATTACTGCATTACTGCAACACAAATAAAGAATCTATGGGAGTTAGTTTCGAACCCTGGGCGCAATAGTAATTTTGAATTAATATTCTCCCACAACGTTGAGCATAGTATCTTTGTCAAAATACCCTCAGCTTGGCCAATAAGAAAAATATAAAGAAGAAAACCAGTTTCGTTTCCTACATTTTTCTGGTTCTAAATATTGTGGTGGTAATCCTGTTGCTGTCATGCTACGCGGTTCCTTATATCCGGCCTGATAAATTCTGGCCTGTGGTCTTTCTTGGATTTGCCTATCCGGCCATCCTGCTGATAAACATATTGTTTGTTATTTTTTGGCTGTTAAAACTGAAAGTTTGGCTCGTAATTTCATTCATTGCGATCCTGGCCGGCTGGAACCAGGTTCGGGCATATATTAATTATACGAGCGATAAAGAAACAACCGAGCAAACCAACAGCATCAGGGTCATGACGTTCAATGTCAGGTATTTTGATCGTTACAGGTGGGTAAATACTGAGAATGTGCAAACGCGGAATCAAATCTTTGAAATGATTGATAACGAAAGCCCGGATCTCATTTGTTTCCAGGAATTTTATAGCGATCTCACCCCGGACTTCAATACAACTGATTCATTGGCAATTGCACATGACCTTCGTTATTTCCACACGGCCTTTGCATTGGTGAAATCAAAAGGCAGATCGTATGGTATTGCTACTTTCAGCCGTTATCCTATTGTCAATCGAGACAGCCACAATTTCACAAACAACATCTACAATTTTGCTGTGATCACTGACATTGTGGTAGAAGCTGATACTTTCAGGGTTTTCAATATTCACTTTGAGTCCATTCGTCTGAGTGAAGAAGACCGGCTCTTTATCAATGATCTGTCCCGCCAGGTTGACACACAGGAAGAAACTGTTGCAAAATACCGGCAGATTTTCTCAAAAATCAGGTTTGCATCATCACTCAGGGCTACACAGTCAAAAGAGATCAGAACACTTGTGGAGAACTCGCCTTATCCGGTAATCATTTGCACTGATCTGAATGACACTCCTTCCTCTTACGCTTACAATCAACTTACCAGGAACCTGAAAGATGCTTTTGTTGAAAGCGGCAATGGACTTGGAAACACTTATATTGGTTTCCTGCCGGCTTTTCGTATTGATTATATTTTGTACGATCCTTTTTTTAAGAGCCATTCATACCGCAAAATACCAGATAAACTATCGGATCATTATCCGGTAGTAACAAATCTGGCGTATTAGATTACTTGGGGAACCTATTCCATCAGAAAGAAGAAATTGTCAGTTCTGGTATTATCAATTATAGGAGTCAGCAACAATATTTTCAAAACAAGGAATATATCTTTATTTGTGAAACCTCTACGAGGTATTTTTATTGGTTGGGTTACTTCTTTCTACAATAATGTATCGCCAACAGCGAATCCACATAGCAGTCAAATCTCAAAAAGCAAGTATTTAAAACACGAATCTGATAAAGTGTATTTAGTCCGCCTTCTTGACTGCAGTTGATATTTCCATTTCTTCACTGGATTTACAATGCGAATATCCACAGATAACCTTTAATTTTGCTTTCAACCAAAATGCAAACATGGATTTCCAATTAACCGCTGAGTTCAAACCAACGGGCGATCAGCCAGATGCCATCAGGCAGCTTGTTGAAGGCCTTCAACGTGATGATCCGGCCCAGGTGCTGTTAGGCGTTACCGGTTCCGGAAAAACCTTTACCGTGGCGAATGTAATCCAACTGATTAAAAGGCCGACACTTGTACTCAGCCATAACAAAACGCTGGCAGCGCAGCTTTATGGGGAATTCAAACAGTTTTTTCCCGAAAACAAAGTGGAGTATTTTGTTTCTTACTATGATTATTATCAACCAGAGGCTTACTTACCCTCAACCAATACCTATATTGAAAAAGATCTTTCAATCAACGATGAAATTGAAAAGCTGAGGCTTAGCGCCACATCTGCGCTGCTGAGCGGACGCAGGGATGTGATTGTGGTTTCTTCTGTCTCATGTATTTATGGAATAGGCAATCCTGAGGATTTTTATAGTAACGTAATTGAGATCCAGACTGGAGATGTAATTAGCCGCGATATGCTTTTGCACCGGCTGGTGAATAGTTTATACTCACGTTCGGGAACAGAATTCTTAAGGGGCCAGTTCAGGGTAACCGGCGATACGCTGGACATTTATCCCGCTTATGCCGATCATGCCTATCGTTTGTTTTTCTGGGGCGATGAAGTGGAAAGCATCGAAACCTTCCATCCCGAACAAGGCCATAAGCTTGATAAGCCTGATGCAATGGTGCTTTACCCTGCCAATATTTTTGTGACCTCGCATGAAAAGATGAAAGAAGCCTTTTTAGGAATCCAACGCGATTTGAGAAAGCAGATTGATTACTTCAGGGAAAATGGCAGAGGCCTTGAAGCCAAGCGGCTTGAAGACCGTGTAACTTACGATCTTGAAATGATGCGCGAATTGGGTTATTGCCCTGGAATTGAAAACTATTCCCGCTACTTTGATGGCCGTAATCCCGGTTCGCGTCCGTTTTGTCTTCTCGATTATTTTCCGGAAGATTTTCTCACCATTATTGACGAAAGCCACGTAACAATGCCACAGATCAGGGCGATGTATGGTGGCGACCGTTCACGAAAGCAGGTGTTGGTGGATTATGGTTTCCGGTTACCGGCAGCCATGGATAACCGCCCGCTTATGTTTGATGAATTTGAACAGATTACGGGTCAAACCATTTATGTGAGCGCAACACCGGCAGATTTTGAACTGCAGAAAAGCGGAGGCGTTGTTGTTGAACAATTAATCAGACCCACAGGCCTTCTTGATCCGGAAATTGAGGTCAGGCCAAGTTTGAACCAGATTGATGATTTGCTTGAAGAAATCCGCATCCGTGTTGAGAAGAATGAAAGGACGCTGGTCACAACGCTCACAAAACGCATGGCCGAAGAGCTCACAAAATACCTCTCGCGCTTAAAAATTAAGTGCATGTACATTCACAGTGATGTTGATACGCTTGAACGCGTTGAAATTCTGCGTAAGCTGCGAACCGGAGAAATTGATGTGATTGTTGGTGTGAACCTTTTGCGCGAAGGCCTTGACTTACCCGAGGTATCGCTGGTAGCGATTCTTGATGCCGATAAGGAAGGTTTTCTGCGTTCAGAACGATCCCTGACCCAAACGGCTGGACGCGCAGCACGCAACCTTAATAGCCGTGTAATTATGTATGCCGATAAGATGACCGATTCTATGAAGCGCACCATCTCAGAAACAACCCGAAAAAGGGAAAAGCAGCTTGCGTACAACGAAGCAAATAATATTACTCCAACTCAGATCCACAAAAATATTGCTTCAATCATTGGGCAAACAATTGTAGCAGGTTCGCACGATAAAACCAGTGGTAAATTCTATGCTGAAAATGATGGTGTAAGTGTAGCTGCTGATCCGGTGGTTCAATACATGAAAGCCGATGAACTTAAGAAAACCATCGAGCGCACACGCAAAAGCATGGAAAAAGCCGTGAAAGAACTTGATTTTGTTGAAGCCGCCCGCTTACGTGATGAAATGTTTGAATATCAGCGCCTCCTGAATGAGAAAAAGAACTGATGTGACCTGATTCTTTTATTTCTGTAATATTCTCAGATTATCAATTTATATAATTGCGAATACATCCGTAAAGTCTTGTGATTACTGCCCTTTTGCAAGTATCTTATCTGGAAACATTCCTATCACTGATATTATTACTTACATTTGTCGCTTGTTCAAACCCTGAAAATTATGAAGCCGACCATTCTGGTAATGGAGGATGAGAAGATCATCAGGATGTATTTAGAAAAAGCGTTAGCCGGCAGTTTCGTTGTGGTCATGAAAGCAAACGGAGCAGAAGGCCTGGAATGGCTTGAGGAGGGCAACATACCGAGTGCAGTGATTACCGATCTAAACATGCCTGTTATAGATGGTTTCGGGTTCCTGGAAAAAGTGAGGGCAAGCGAGAACTATAAGGATTTACCGGTAGTTGTGCTGTCAGCTATGGAAAGCACTGAAGAAAAAACCAGGTGTTTCAGTCTGGGGGCAACTGAATATCTAAGCAAGCCGTTGAATATTTCAATACTGATTTCCAGCATTGAACGATTAATAGCCTCGAAAATTTAAAGATCACAAAAAAGAGCGGGTTGTTTTCTTCGAAAACAACCCACTCATTCATAATCATAAAACCCAATTATTCGACTCCCAGAAGTTCTACTTCAAATACAAGTGTGCTGTAAGCAGGAATTCCAGCGCCCATAGCGCGACTGCCATAAGCGATCTCAAAAGGAATAATCAGCAAGGCTTTGCTTCCTACATTCATCATGGCGACGCCTTCGTCCCAGCCTTTGATTACCTGTCCCATGCCAAGTTGAAATTCAAACGGTTCGCCACGGTCTACTGAAGAATCAAACTTGCTGCCATCTAAAAGTCTGCCGGTATAATGCACGGTTACTTTTTTCCCGGCTTCAGCTTTTGCGCCTGTGCCTTTTACCTGTTCGATATAATAAAGTCCACTCGCTGTAGGAGTACCTGAAAGATTATTATCCTGCATGTACTTCTGAATGTTGGCTTTTTCGCCTGTACGGCTCGCTTCTTCTTGTTGCTTCATTTCCAATTCTTTTTGTTGCTGTTGTTTTTGATATTGCTCTTGTGTTGTATGTTCAGTGATTTCAACTTCATAAACCATGGTAGTATACGGAGGAACCATTTCACCTCTTCCTTCCCGGCCAAATGCCAGGTTTGAAGGAACAATTACGGTGGCTTTTGTACCTTTTTTCATTGTCTCAATGGCCTCAGTTATTCCATCATTGTCGAAATCTTTTCCGATCTCAACTTCCATTGGTTGGCCCTGGTCATAGGTTGAGTATAATTGTGAACCGTTAACTGTTGAAATGATGAAATGGGCTTTGATTCTATCGCCAATCTTGAAAGAAGCTCCGCTCCCTTTTTCTTTTTCAATAATATATAAACCTGATTCGGTTGGTGCGACAGTAATTTCGTTGGTTGCAAGGTAATCAGCAAGTTCCTGTGGTTCAAGTCCCAGCCTCTCATCCATCAGAAGATTTTTTTCGGTTTCAATTTCAGCCTCAGAGCGTGCGGTGATCAACTTTACATCAAAGTACAATTTGCTTCCCGATGTAATAAATTCGGGTAATTGTGGCATGCCTGCAGTTTTAAGAAAAAAGTTTTCGGCATCAAGAATAAATGTTGCGCTATCCCCCACTTTAAGTGTGGCTAGTGCTTCATAAATGTCACCTTCATACTGCTTTTCCATTAGCGGCAGTGTCATTGGCTGATTGCTCGTTTGTGTGTCGAACAAAACGGAGTCCTCTGTCCTGTAGATCATTTGCATGGAGAGAATGTCGCCGGTCTCAGCCAATTCTCCCTGTTCATTGTCTACATGAATTTTGTAATAAATGCCTGATTCGGTTTTCTTAAATCCGGGGTATTCTCCAGAGCATGATAAAAACATTGCTATCATGCCTGCAGTCAGGCTTGCAAATAAAACTTTACTGTTCATAAAATGTATAATTAATTGATTGCTAAAAATTCGATATCATAGATCAGGGTAGCTTTTGGCTGGATTTTATGATCATCGCCAGCCAATCCAAAACCAAGGTGCGAAGGTAAAATAATTTTGGCCTTGTCTCCAACTTGCATCAATAAAATTGCTTCTTCCAGGCCATTTTCAACATTTCCATTGCCGATTTCAAATTCCAGCGGGACACCAATATCAGAAGTGTAGATAATATCGCCGCTGATTGAACGCAGTGTATAGTTTATTGTTGCGACCCTGCCTTTTTCAGCTTTCCCGCCAATCCCAGGTTCATAAATCATATACCGAAGTCCTGAACCGGTAGTTTGCATCTCCCAGCCATAGCGTTCGATAAAGTCGTTAATTTGTTCTTCCTCAACCTGGGATATAATGATATTGGCTTTTATCAATGATTCCTTTAACTTTTCTGAATCAACTGCTTCTTTGGGTGCATTTCCCTGTTTGCATGATAAAGCAGACACAGCAAAAAAGACGAAAGCAAAAAGTATAATTAACTTAGTCTTATTCATTGAAACAATTATTATTGAGCCTCTTCCATAGAAATGCACTCCTGCAATCTTTCTTTGTAGCCTTGTAATAATCCAACGAAACGGGTAATGGTTTCGTCTAAAGAATGATCAGAATCAGCGCCGGCAGCATTTTTATGACCGCCACCTTTAAAATGGGTTCGCGCAAATTCATTCACTGAAAAATCGCCTTTTGATCTGAAAGACATTCGAACTCCATCTTCCTTTTCGGTAAACAGTACCGCAAAAACAATATTTTTAACTGACAATGCATAATTTACTACACCTTCTGTATCACCCGGCTGAAATCGAAAATTTTCCAATTCATGCCTGGTCAGAGAAATGTAGGCGGTGCCGTAATCTTTCAATATAACCAGTTTTTCACTGAGGCAAAAACCCAATAATCGCATCCGATCCTCCGAATACGTATCATATACAAGTTGGTGAACATGTTCTGCATCAACACCTTTCTGAACCAAAATTGCGGCCAGCTGAAAGGTTGAAGGATAATTGCAAGAAAAGCTAAAGGAACCGGTATCTGTCATAATGCCAACGAACAAGTATTCGGCCAATTCTTTGGTTATGAGTTTTTCGTGACCCAGGCTGGCGATGGTTTCATAAACTAGCTCAGCTGTGGATGAAACATCAATGCGCGAAATCATATGATCGAAACCTTCATCGGGCGACAAATGATGATCAATCAAAACTTTATAGGCTTTTGAATCAACCAGCAGCTTTTCAAAAAATTTAGTTCGGCTGAATGAATTATAATCAAGACTAAAAACCAGGTCAGCTGCTTCAATTATCTTTGAAGCTTTACTGGGATGCTCATCAAAAACGATGATCCGTTCCGCCCCTTTCATCCATGCAAGGAACTCAGGGAAAGCGTTTGGAATAACTATTTTAGATTTTTTGCCAATGGCGGCGAGGTAGTGGTAGAGCCCAAGACAAGATCCAATAGCATCACCATCCGGATTATGATGCGATGTAATTAATATGTTCTGGGCGTTAGCAATCTTTTCGGCAAGTAAGCCGGGCTTTACATCAAATATGTGGTTTTGGGTCATCGGAAATAATAAAATGTTTATGAAAACGGTTCGCAAATAATTACCAGTTTGTTTTCTGCGAGTTTTTTATTAAACTTGCAAAGTTATTTGAAAATAAATCATTTAGCTAATTTTCTCTGCTTTAACACT from Bacteroidales bacterium includes:
- a CDS encoding DUF58 domain-containing protein, coding for MANNIETSRLQEFAPLELIARQVVEGFIIGLHKSPFHGFSVEFAEHRLYNSGEPTRHIDWKLYGRTDRLYVKRFEEETNLRCHIIIDNSSSMYYPLIDDPSPESPDKITFSVYAAAALLYLLKKQRDAFGLSIFSDTLETHITPRSSSVHHKFLLTYLANLLKENVRKEKRSTDAARVIHQLAESLHKRSLVVIFSDMMESQGDPDVVFSALQHLKHNKHEVILFHTSDRSTEVDFEFSNRPYHFVDLESGDDIKLLPSEVRAEYLKTMSRFSRELEMRCGQYGIDFVEADIKKGFRQILLPYLLKREKLY
- a CDS encoding endonuclease/exonuclease/phosphatase family protein; translated protein: MANKKNIKKKTSFVSYIFLVLNIVVVILLLSCYAVPYIRPDKFWPVVFLGFAYPAILLINILFVIFWLLKLKVWLVISFIAILAGWNQVRAYINYTSDKETTEQTNSIRVMTFNVRYFDRYRWVNTENVQTRNQIFEMIDNESPDLICFQEFYSDLTPDFNTTDSLAIAHDLRYFHTAFALVKSKGRSYGIATFSRYPIVNRDSHNFTNNIYNFAVITDIVVEADTFRVFNIHFESIRLSEEDRLFINDLSRQVDTQEETVAKYRQIFSKIRFASSLRATQSKEIRTLVENSPYPVIICTDLNDTPSSYAYNQLTRNLKDAFVESGNGLGNTYIGFLPAFRIDYILYDPFFKSHSYRKIPDKLSDHYPVVTNLAY
- the uvrB gene encoding excinuclease ABC subunit UvrB, whose amino-acid sequence is MDFQLTAEFKPTGDQPDAIRQLVEGLQRDDPAQVLLGVTGSGKTFTVANVIQLIKRPTLVLSHNKTLAAQLYGEFKQFFPENKVEYFVSYYDYYQPEAYLPSTNTYIEKDLSINDEIEKLRLSATSALLSGRRDVIVVSSVSCIYGIGNPEDFYSNVIEIQTGDVISRDMLLHRLVNSLYSRSGTEFLRGQFRVTGDTLDIYPAYADHAYRLFFWGDEVESIETFHPEQGHKLDKPDAMVLYPANIFVTSHEKMKEAFLGIQRDLRKQIDYFRENGRGLEAKRLEDRVTYDLEMMRELGYCPGIENYSRYFDGRNPGSRPFCLLDYFPEDFLTIIDESHVTMPQIRAMYGGDRSRKQVLVDYGFRLPAAMDNRPLMFDEFEQITGQTIYVSATPADFELQKSGGVVVEQLIRPTGLLDPEIEVRPSLNQIDDLLEEIRIRVEKNERTLVTTLTKRMAEELTKYLSRLKIKCMYIHSDVDTLERVEILRKLRTGEIDVIVGVNLLREGLDLPEVSLVAILDADKEGFLRSERSLTQTAGRAARNLNSRVIMYADKMTDSMKRTISETTRKREKQLAYNEANNITPTQIHKNIASIIGQTIVAGSHDKTSGKFYAENDGVSVAADPVVQYMKADELKKTIERTRKSMEKAVKELDFVEAARLRDEMFEYQRLLNEKKN
- a CDS encoding response regulator, with protein sequence MKPTILVMEDEKIIRMYLEKALAGSFVVVMKANGAEGLEWLEEGNIPSAVITDLNMPVIDGFGFLEKVRASENYKDLPVVVLSAMESTEEKTRCFSLGATEYLSKPLNISILISSIERLIASKI
- a CDS encoding FKBP-type peptidyl-prolyl cis-trans isomerase, translating into MNSKVLFASLTAGMIAMFLSCSGEYPGFKKTESGIYYKIHVDNEQGELAETGDILSMQMIYRTEDSVLFDTQTSNQPMTLPLMEKQYEGDIYEALATLKVGDSATFILDAENFFLKTAGMPQLPEFITSGSKLYFDVKLITARSEAEIETEKNLLMDERLGLEPQELADYLATNEITVAPTESGLYIIEKEKGSGASFKIGDRIKAHFIISTVNGSQLYSTYDQGQPMEVEIGKDFDNDGITEAIETMKKGTKATVIVPSNLAFGREGRGEMVPPYTTMVYEVEITEHTTQEQYQKQQQQKELEMKQQEEASRTGEKANIQKYMQDNNLSGTPTASGLYYIEQVKGTGAKAEAGKKVTVHYTGRLLDGSKFDSSVDRGEPFEFQLGMGQVIKGWDEGVAMMNVGSKALLIIPFEIAYGSRAMGAGIPAYSTLVFEVELLGVE
- a CDS encoding FKBP-type peptidyl-prolyl cis-trans isomerase, producing MNKTKLIILFAFVFFAVSALSCKQGNAPKEAVDSEKLKESLIKANIIISQVEEEQINDFIERYGWEMQTTGSGLRYMIYEPGIGGKAEKGRVATINYTLRSISGDIIYTSDIGVPLEFEIGNGNVENGLEEAILLMQVGDKAKIILPSHLGFGLAGDDHKIQPKATLIYDIEFLAIN
- a CDS encoding bifunctional oligoribonuclease/PAP phosphatase NrnA, translated to MTQNHIFDVKPGLLAEKIANAQNILITSHHNPDGDAIGSCLGLYHYLAAIGKKSKIVIPNAFPEFLAWMKGAERIIVFDEHPSKASKIIEAADLVFSLDYNSFSRTKFFEKLLVDSKAYKVLIDHHLSPDEGFDHMISRIDVSSTAELVYETIASLGHEKLITKELAEYLFVGIMTDTGSFSFSCNYPSTFQLAAILVQKGVDAEHVHQLVYDTYSEDRMRLLGFCLSEKLVILKDYGTAYISLTRHELENFRFQPGDTEGVVNYALSVKNIVFAVLFTEKEDGVRMSFRSKGDFSVNEFARTHFKGGGHKNAAGADSDHSLDETITRFVGLLQGYKERLQECISMEEAQ